One genomic window of Psychrobacillus sp. INOP01 includes the following:
- the ftsA gene encoding cell division protein FtsA: MNQSELYVSLDIGSSSIKVLIGEMNDDSLHVIGVGNVKSNGIRKGTIVDIDATVQSIKKAVSEAERMIGMSINEIVLGIPANMANIQNVKGVVAVNREDREITDGDLERVIESAQVMSIPPERELINIAPKQFIVDHLEEIKDPRGMIGTRLELDGIMMTTSKTILHNVLRCVERAGLQIREIYLQPLAGGHFALTEDEKNHGTAYIDIGGGSTTIAIFNEGHLINTSVIPVGGDHITKDLSIVLKTPTEQAEMIKLKYGHAFYDDASDDELFEVPVIGADMKEQYSQRYIAEIIGVRLEELFELVLEEFYRLGLQDLPGGVVITGGVSKLEGLGQLARHILQTRVRLYTPDYIGVREPQYTTAVGLIRYAYKEDLFYGKIGNSHALAHSVPNEAVAVSKKQKQSAQTTNEHKDSAMTKAKRFFDKFFE, from the coding sequence TTGAATCAATCAGAATTGTACGTATCACTAGATATTGGGTCGTCATCAATTAAAGTCTTAATCGGCGAAATGAATGATGACTCGCTGCATGTAATAGGTGTAGGAAATGTAAAATCAAATGGAATAAGAAAAGGCACCATTGTAGATATAGACGCAACTGTACAATCTATAAAAAAAGCCGTTAGTGAAGCCGAAAGAATGATCGGCATGTCTATTAATGAAATCGTATTAGGCATTCCAGCAAATATGGCAAATATACAAAATGTTAAAGGAGTAGTAGCTGTTAATCGTGAGGATAGAGAAATAACAGATGGAGACTTAGAACGTGTGATTGAGTCTGCTCAAGTGATGTCTATCCCTCCTGAGAGAGAGCTTATTAATATAGCACCAAAACAGTTCATCGTTGATCACTTAGAGGAAATTAAAGATCCACGAGGGATGATTGGCACTCGTTTAGAATTAGACGGTATTATGATGACTACATCCAAAACAATTTTACATAACGTGTTAAGATGTGTGGAAAGAGCTGGTCTCCAAATAAGAGAGATTTATTTACAGCCTTTAGCTGGCGGTCATTTTGCATTAACTGAAGATGAAAAAAATCATGGCACAGCTTATATTGACATAGGCGGGGGTTCTACTACGATTGCCATATTCAATGAAGGACATTTAATCAATACTTCTGTTATTCCTGTTGGTGGGGACCATATTACAAAAGATTTATCGATTGTATTGAAAACACCAACAGAACAAGCTGAAATGATTAAACTAAAATATGGACATGCCTTCTATGATGATGCTTCAGATGATGAACTATTTGAAGTACCAGTAATAGGGGCAGATATGAAAGAACAATACTCACAACGGTATATTGCTGAAATCATTGGAGTTCGACTAGAAGAACTATTTGAATTGGTTCTGGAAGAATTCTATCGACTTGGTTTACAGGACTTACCAGGAGGAGTAGTTATTACTGGTGGGGTTTCTAAACTAGAAGGCTTGGGGCAACTGGCCAGACATATTCTTCAAACAAGAGTAAGATTATATACTCCAGATTATATTGGGGTTCGTGAGCCACAATATACGACAGCTGTTGGTCTTATAAGATATGCCTATAAAGAAGATCTTTTCTATGGTAAAATTGGTAATAGCCATGCGTTAGCGCATTCGGTTCCAAATGAAGCAGTTGCCGTATCTAAAAAACAAAAACAATCTGCTCAAACGACAAATGAACACAAAGATAGTGCAATGACAAAAGCAAAGAGATTTTTTGACAAGTTTTTTGAATAA
- the sigG gene encoding RNA polymerase sporulation sigma factor SigG, whose translation MTRTKVELCGIDTSKLPLLKHEEMKELFIRLQAGEDSVKDELVMCNLRLVLSLVQRFAYRGEQADDLFQVGCIGLIKSIENFDLKHNVRFSTYAVPMIIGEIKRHLRDHHSVRVSRSLRDIAYKAMKAKEQFINEHLQEPTLEDLSKELDISVEDILIALDAIQDPVSLQEPIFSDGGDAIYMMDQLCDNDVSEDQWVTYFTVKESFQKLDTRQKKILTKRIYYGATQTEIAMDLGLSQAQISRLEKSALSTIQSQLNP comes from the coding sequence ATGACGAGAACAAAAGTAGAATTATGCGGCATTGATACATCTAAGCTTCCTTTACTTAAGCATGAAGAAATGAAAGAATTGTTTATTCGATTACAAGCTGGTGAAGACTCTGTTAAAGATGAGCTAGTAATGTGTAATTTAAGGTTAGTTTTAAGCCTGGTTCAAAGATTTGCTTATAGGGGAGAGCAAGCAGATGACTTGTTTCAAGTTGGTTGCATTGGACTCATTAAGTCTATTGAGAATTTTGATCTAAAGCATAACGTCCGTTTTTCTACGTATGCAGTTCCTATGATTATTGGAGAAATAAAAAGACACTTACGTGATCACCATTCAGTACGAGTATCAAGATCGTTAAGAGATATTGCATATAAAGCTATGAAAGCAAAGGAACAGTTTATAAACGAGCATTTACAAGAGCCAACCTTGGAAGATTTGTCCAAAGAGCTTGATATTTCGGTGGAGGATATATTAATTGCTTTAGATGCTATCCAGGATCCAGTATCTTTGCAAGAGCCAATATTCAGTGATGGTGGCGACGCTATTTATATGATGGACCAATTATGCGATAATGATGTATCCGAAGATCAATGGGTCACTTATTTTACTGTGAAAGAAAGTTTTCAGAAGCTAGATACAAGACAAAAGAAAATATTAACGAAGAGAATTTACTATGGAGCTACACAAACAGAAATAGCGATGGACTTAGGTTTATCGCAGGCACAAATTTCCCGATTAGAGAAGAGTGCTTTATCAACTATTCAAAGCCAATTGAATCCATAA
- a CDS encoding sigma-E processing peptidase SpoIIGA, protein MYAEVMIVTNTFFNYTVLAFANKIGWIENQKRYLFLSALTAGVITVVFSHSMSTIFLSFFVMIAIAFWKKRSQIVKAIILTLLASVFAGGLLTAIAPLYDNSSNLFMIINFALIATGGLYFLTKHVLHLNIAHGERELLYSSNITLFGVSKELTLFIDSGNVCTEPLSNDPVHFVAAEMLQEVLPQALFKAISDWEFNGRDGLDKIPKEYASKLRLIPIATIHKHKTWVVGIKYDQWLIGDQTLPKGYIVMTKAKEKFPHEADGILHSSSYFHLKKRSVG, encoded by the coding sequence ATGTACGCGGAAGTAATGATTGTAACCAATACTTTTTTCAATTATACCGTTTTGGCATTTGCCAATAAAATAGGGTGGATTGAAAATCAGAAAAGGTATTTATTCCTATCTGCTTTAACTGCTGGAGTAATCACAGTTGTTTTCTCTCATTCTATGAGTACAATATTTTTATCTTTTTTTGTAATGATTGCTATCGCTTTTTGGAAAAAACGTTCACAAATAGTTAAGGCAATAATACTAACGTTACTTGCGAGTGTTTTTGCTGGTGGTTTACTTACAGCTATTGCTCCTTTGTATGATAATAGTAGTAATTTGTTTATGATTATCAACTTTGCTTTGATTGCTACTGGTGGTTTATATTTTTTGACCAAACATGTCCTTCATTTGAATATAGCTCACGGAGAAAGGGAGCTCTTATATTCATCTAACATTACGTTATTTGGTGTTTCTAAGGAGCTAACACTTTTTATAGACTCAGGAAATGTATGTACAGAGCCGTTATCCAATGATCCTGTCCACTTTGTGGCAGCAGAAATGCTGCAAGAGGTCTTGCCACAGGCGTTATTTAAAGCAATTAGTGATTGGGAGTTTAATGGGAGGGATGGATTGGACAAGATTCCAAAAGAATATGCAAGTAAATTACGGTTAATCCCAATTGCAACGATTCACAAGCATAAAACATGGGTTGTTGGTATTAAGTATGATCAGTGGCTAATTGGCGATCAGACATTACCTAAAGGATATATTGTAATGACGAAAGCAAAAGAAAAGTTTCCACATGAGGCAGATGGAATATTGCATAGTTCATCATATTTTCATTTGAAGAAAAGGAGTGTAGGGTAA
- the sigE gene encoding RNA polymerase sporulation sigma factor SigE, translated as MLMKWLRKIYYWVLSFRRKSVHYIGGNESLPKPLSREEEREMLLAFMDGDEHARDVLIERNLRLVVYIARRFDQTNTNIEDLISIGSIGLIKAVETFNLEKGIKLATYASRCIENEILMHLRKTNRMKSEVSFDEPLNSDSDGNELLLSDILGTSEDLIIEDVEKKLERQHVFEAINLLGNREKYIMQCRFGLNGKEEMTQKEVADHLGISQSYISRLEKKIILDLKELLNEPIA; from the coding sequence ATGCTGATGAAATGGTTGCGTAAGATTTACTATTGGGTACTTTCCTTTAGAAGAAAAAGTGTACATTATATTGGTGGCAATGAATCATTACCTAAGCCATTATCGAGAGAAGAAGAGCGTGAGATGCTACTGGCGTTTATGGATGGGGATGAACATGCCAGAGATGTATTAATCGAACGAAACTTAAGATTAGTTGTATATATTGCGAGAAGATTTGATCAGACAAATACGAATATAGAGGATCTTATAAGTATAGGTTCTATTGGTCTGATAAAGGCTGTAGAGACGTTTAATCTAGAAAAAGGTATCAAGCTTGCAACTTATGCTTCCAGATGTATAGAGAACGAAATTTTAATGCATTTACGAAAGACCAATCGTATGAAGTCAGAAGTCTCTTTTGATGAACCTTTAAATTCTGATTCTGATGGAAATGAACTATTACTATCAGATATTTTAGGTACTAGTGAGGACTTAATCATTGAAGATGTGGAGAAAAAACTAGAGCGCCAACATGTATTCGAAGCAATAAACTTACTGGGCAATAGAGAAAAGTATATTATGCAATGTCGGTTTGGGTTAAACGGTAAAGAAGAAATGACCCAAAAAGAAGTAGCCGATCATTTAGGTATTTCGCAATCATATATATCTCGTTTAGAAAAGAAAATCATTTTAGATTTAAAGGAGCTGTTAAATGAACCAATTGCCTAA
- a CDS encoding YlmC/YmxH family sporulation protein — protein sequence MKFSDAQQKEVIEAKSGQLLGYIVDAEIDKDTGHIISFLVEENGAYPTFFNKKRDTKKIAVQNIAIIGKDVIIVSKT from the coding sequence ATGAAATTTTCAGATGCACAGCAAAAAGAAGTAATAGAAGCGAAAAGTGGGCAATTACTAGGCTATATTGTGGATGCGGAAATTGATAAAGACACTGGTCATATTATTTCATTTCTAGTAGAGGAAAATGGCGCTTATCCAACTTTTTTTAATAAAAAAAGAGATACGAAGAAAATAGCGGTACAAAATATAGCGATAATTGGAAAAGATGTTATAATTGTATCAAAAACTTAG
- the ftsZ gene encoding cell division protein FtsZ, producing the protein MLEFETNEDQLAIIKVIGVGGGGNNAVNRMIEHGVQGVDFIAVNTDAQALNMSKAEVKLQIGGKLTRGLGAGANPEVGKKAAEESKELIEEALRGADMVFVTAGMGGGTGTGAAPVIAQIARDLGALTVGVVTRPFTFEGRKRSTQAVGGISMMKESVDTLIVIPNDRLLEIVDKNTPMLEAFREADNVLRQGVQGISDLIAVPGLINLDFADVKTIMSNKGAALMGIGISAGENRAAEAAKKAISSPLLETSIDGATGVLMNITGGSNLSLFEVQEAADIVASASDEEVNMIFGSVINDNLKDEIVVTVIATGFNEELLTQKQPRSTGFGGNRAPQPTAAPIREQRKEEVQQQAPQQDRHVTHNQQEDALDIPTFLRNRQRRN; encoded by the coding sequence ATGTTAGAATTTGAAACAAATGAAGATCAATTAGCGATCATTAAAGTTATTGGAGTAGGTGGTGGCGGTAATAACGCTGTAAATCGTATGATTGAACACGGTGTTCAAGGTGTAGATTTTATCGCTGTTAATACAGATGCACAAGCTCTCAATATGTCAAAAGCCGAAGTAAAACTACAAATTGGTGGAAAACTAACTCGCGGTCTTGGTGCAGGAGCAAACCCTGAGGTAGGAAAAAAAGCTGCAGAAGAAAGTAAAGAATTGATCGAGGAAGCTCTTAGAGGAGCAGATATGGTATTTGTCACCGCGGGTATGGGTGGCGGTACAGGAACAGGTGCAGCACCAGTCATTGCTCAAATAGCACGTGATTTAGGGGCATTAACAGTAGGTGTAGTAACACGTCCATTTACTTTTGAAGGTCGTAAACGTTCTACACAAGCCGTTGGTGGAATTAGTATGATGAAAGAGTCAGTAGATACGTTAATCGTCATTCCAAATGACCGTTTGTTAGAAATTGTAGATAAGAACACACCAATGCTAGAAGCATTTAGAGAAGCCGATAATGTTTTACGTCAAGGGGTTCAAGGTATTTCTGATTTGATCGCAGTACCTGGTCTTATCAATCTTGACTTTGCAGATGTAAAAACAATTATGTCCAATAAAGGTGCAGCTCTTATGGGTATTGGTATTTCTGCAGGAGAAAATCGTGCTGCGGAAGCTGCGAAAAAAGCTATTTCAAGTCCACTGCTTGAAACATCAATCGATGGCGCGACTGGTGTGTTAATGAATATTACTGGTGGTTCTAACTTAAGTCTGTTTGAAGTTCAAGAAGCAGCCGATATTGTTGCCTCTGCCTCAGATGAAGAAGTTAATATGATCTTTGGTTCGGTTATTAATGATAACTTGAAAGATGAAATAGTTGTAACAGTAATTGCAACTGGATTCAATGAAGAGCTTTTAACACAAAAACAGCCACGAAGCACAGGATTCGGTGGAAACAGAGCACCACAACCAACTGCAGCACCTATCAGAGAACAACGTAAAGAAGAAGTGCAACAACAAGCACCTCAACAAGATAGACATGTAACTCACAATCAACAAGAGGATGCGTTAGATATCCCAACATTCTTAAGAAATCGTCAACGTAGAAACTAA